One region of Eupeodes corollae chromosome 1, idEupCoro1.1, whole genome shotgun sequence genomic DNA includes:
- the LOC129940869 gene encoding uncharacterized protein LOC129940869, producing the protein MVDDDQILSRDRRRRRTKASVGVSFNIQHKQQQQQYHKDACKATISNKNTTTNENDTRHDNNVQQTNTSESVPNQPAVIQASPESSPTPASTIPTPASTIPTPAPTTSSPAITYTPPEVSTSPKPKSSSQPIAHQSSAPASPRRSKRTRRAPNRLDL; encoded by the exons atggttGACGATGACCAAATATTGAGCAGAgatcgacgacgacgaagaacgAAGGCATCAGTGGGCGTCAGCTTCAACATCCAGCataagcaacagcaacagcaatatCACAAGGATGCATGCAAAGCAACT atatcaaataaaaataccacGACTAACGAGAACGATACAAGACATGACAATAACGTACAACAAACGAACACCTCCGAATCAGTACCAAATCAACCAGCTGTTATTCAAGCATCACCAGAATCGTCACCAACACCAGCATCTACCATACCAACACCAGCATCTACCATACCAACACCAGCACCTACCACATCATCACCAGCCATTACGTATACACCACCGGAAGTGTCAACATCACCAAAACCTAAATCAAGCAGCCAACCAATCGCTCATCAATCCTCTGCACCAGCAAGCCCAAGGCGGTCTAAGAGAACGAGAAGAGCACCAAACCGTCTCGACTTGTAA